A single region of the Lotus japonicus ecotype B-129 chromosome 4, LjGifu_v1.2 genome encodes:
- the LOC130710711 gene encoding auxin-responsive protein IAA27-like, protein MSVTEVPFPSMESSENFTKRSAGLNLKATELRLGLPGSESPEREGTNGFSAPLKGLLSGAKRGFSDAIDGGSGNWVLSGNGGSEMGSGKDGVLFSPRGGAAGNSLALSAAPNCNNQLTNMASSVVKESVPQSPKPLNEKKPQISAPAAKAQVVGWPPIRSFRKNSMASQPQKDDADAEAKSGCLYVKVSMEGAPYLRKVDLNSFSTYRELSSALEKMFSCFTISQCGAYGVSSRENLSESRLMDLLHGSEYVLTYEDKDGDWMLVGDVPWEMFTDSCKRLRIMKSSEAIGLAPRAMEKCKSRT, encoded by the exons ATGTCTGTAACAGAGGTTCCTTTTCCTTCAATGGAAAGCTCTGAGAATTTCACAAAGAGGAGCGCTGGCTTGAACCTCAAAGCCACTGAGCTGAGGCTTGGCTTGCCAGGCTCTGAGTCGCCGGAGAGGGAGGGAACCAATGGTTTTTCAGCTCCGCTTAAGGGTTTGTTGTCTGGTGCTAAGAGGGGTTTCTCTGACGCCATTGATGGAGGTTCTGGGAACTGGGTTCTCTCTGGAAACGGTGGATCTGAAATGGGTTCTGGTAAAGATGGTGTCTTGTTCTCTCCTCGGGGTGGTGCTGCTGGTAattctctcgctctctctgctgcGCCTAACTGCAACAATCAACTAACGAATATGGCTTCTTCTGTTGTCAAAGAGAGTGTTCCTCAGTCTCCGAAGCCGTTGAATGAGAAGAAGCCTCAGATTTCTGCTCCTGCTGCAAA GGCACAAGTTGTGGGATGGCCACCAATCCGTTCTTTCAGGAAGAATTCCATGGCTTCTCAGCCTCAAAAGGATGATGCTGATGCGGAAGCCAAGTCTGGATGCCTTTATGTAAAAGTCAGCATGGAAGGTGCTCCATACTTGAGGAAAGTGGATCTAAATAGTTTCAGCACTTACAGGGAACTTTCTTCAGCACTTGAAAAGATGTTCAGTTGTTTTACAATCA GTCAATGTGGGGCTTATGGAGTTTCTAGTCGAGAAAATTTAAGTGAAAGTAGATTGATGGATCTCCTTCATGGTTCGGAATATGTGCTAACCTATGAAGACAAGGATGGTGATTGGATGCTAGTTGGTGATGTTCCCTGGGA gaTGTTCACCGACTCTTGCAAGAGGCTGAGGATAATGAAGAGTTCTGAAGCAATTGGGCTAG CACCTAGGGCCATGGAAAAGTGCAAAAGCCGCACCTAG